Proteins from a single region of Chryseobacterium sp. W4I1:
- a CDS encoding GNAT family N-acetyltransferase, producing MQSIRLAEAGDYPRIMEIWKSAVKATHYFLTEEDFNYFQEVIPRDYLPHLEVYLITENDQAEGFAAVAEGNLEMLFIHNDVRGKGFGRTLYEFMKEKTGLTKVDVNEQNPQAIGFYEKMGFRQTGRSEKDGSGKDYPIIHMTL from the coding sequence ATGCAATCAATCAGACTGGCAGAAGCAGGAGACTATCCGAGGATTATGGAGATATGGAAATCTGCTGTGAAAGCTACCCATTATTTTCTTACCGAAGAAGATTTTAATTATTTCCAAGAAGTAATTCCCAGGGATTATCTCCCTCATCTGGAAGTTTATCTGATTACAGAAAATGATCAGGCAGAAGGTTTTGCAGCCGTAGCAGAAGGCAATCTGGAAATGCTTTTTATCCACAATGATGTCCGTGGAAAAGGTTTTGGGAGAACTTTATATGAGTTTATGAAGGAGAAAACGGGACTGACAAAAGTAGATGTGAACGAACAGAATCCTCAGGCTATTGGGTTTTATGAGAAAATGGGTTTCAGACAGACTGGAAGATCAGAAAAAGACGGTTCGGGAAAAGACTATCCAATCATTCATATGACTTTATAA
- a CDS encoding DoxX family protein has product MTDKNVQFPQLFLRIAISVTMLSAVADRFGFWGKDSAWGNWSNFESYTRKLTFFLPEGLSVFSAYTATFFEILFPLMLLFGWKTRIAAYGTGFLLLVFALSMSLALGFKAPLDYSVWIGSAGAFLLAVQSKYSFSIDHLTNKNK; this is encoded by the coding sequence ATGACAGACAAAAATGTTCAGTTTCCGCAGTTGTTTTTAAGGATAGCCATTTCTGTGACCATGCTTTCAGCAGTGGCAGACAGATTCGGGTTTTGGGGTAAGGATTCTGCATGGGGAAACTGGTCTAACTTTGAGTCTTATACCAGAAAACTAACCTTTTTTCTTCCTGAAGGCTTAAGTGTATTTTCTGCTTATACCGCAACTTTTTTTGAAATACTTTTTCCCTTGATGCTGCTTTTTGGGTGGAAAACCAGAATTGCAGCTTACGGAACAGGTTTTCTGCTGCTTGTATTTGCCTTGTCAATGTCTCTGGCATTAGGATTTAAAGCTCCTTTGGATTACTCTGTCTGGATAGGTAGCGCTGGAGCCTTTTTATTGGCAGTTCAGTCAAAGTATTCTTTTAGTATAGATCATTTAACCAACAAAAATAAATAA
- a CDS encoding type 1 glutamine amidotransferase domain-containing protein: MKKKILFVVTSHDKKGNTGEDTGYYLGEVSHPWEVLHKAGYEIDFVSPKGGTPPVDGFDLKDPVNKEFWENKEYKNKIDHSLQPSQVDTNNYAAIFYAGGHGAMWDFADNTELAAIASKIYENGGIVAAVCHGPAGLVNIKLNNGKYLVDGKKINAFTNEEEAEVKLTNVVPFLLEDKLKERGAKFEKSGTWQNHVVSDQRVITGQNPQSAKSVGEAILKELNQ, encoded by the coding sequence ATGAAAAAGAAAATTTTATTTGTCGTGACCAGTCACGATAAAAAAGGAAACACCGGTGAAGACACCGGATATTATCTGGGCGAAGTTTCCCATCCGTGGGAAGTGCTTCACAAAGCAGGTTATGAAATTGATTTTGTAAGTCCCAAAGGCGGAACTCCGCCAGTAGACGGATTTGATTTAAAAGATCCAGTAAATAAAGAGTTCTGGGAGAATAAAGAATATAAAAATAAAATTGACCATTCTTTGCAGCCTTCTCAGGTAGATACCAACAATTATGCTGCTATTTTCTATGCAGGAGGCCACGGTGCGATGTGGGATTTTGCAGACAATACAGAATTAGCAGCCATCGCTTCAAAAATTTATGAGAACGGCGGAATTGTAGCCGCAGTATGTCACGGTCCGGCAGGCCTTGTTAATATTAAGTTGAATAACGGAAAATATCTGGTAGACGGCAAAAAGATCAACGCTTTTACTAATGAGGAAGAAGCTGAAGTAAAATTAACGAATGTAGTTCCTTTCCTTCTGGAAGATAAGCTGAAAGAAAGAGGTGCAAAATTTGAAAAATCAGGAACTTGGCAGAACCATGTGGTATCGGATCAGAGAGTGATTACAGGACAAAATCCTCAGTCTGCAAAAAGCGTGGGTGAAGCGATTTTAAAGGAACTTAATCAATAG
- a CDS encoding nitronate monooxygenase family protein: MFWPDTISKRLNIRYPVIQAPMFGVSTPQMTAAAAKAGCLGSLALADLSAAQSAELIRETRKLTDQPFAVNIFVHRIHEQTDSLKEKFAKTKQFITQLAKENNIEVQLPDLEEIKVNGYHDQLDTIIEEGCKILSFTFGNLDDKSIQKLKENGITLIGTCTSLEEALILEKSGIDIICVQGIEAGGHRGTFDADVIPEIGGISLFSNVYDHLKVPLIYAGGIYNGKTLRAAKELGAQGFQVGSMLLASQESALQPFEKERLKNVTEKDIVLTKSFSGRYARGIKNKYIETLENSSYILPYPYQNKLTNELRRVSKTLNNPDFVGIWTGQSIHDYSELSTEDILKNLIQSVEIRSI, translated from the coding sequence ATGTTTTGGCCGGACACAATCAGTAAAAGATTAAATATCAGATACCCTGTAATTCAGGCCCCGATGTTTGGGGTAAGTACACCGCAGATGACTGCTGCCGCTGCAAAAGCCGGATGTCTCGGGTCACTGGCATTAGCAGACCTTTCGGCAGCTCAATCTGCAGAGCTCATCAGAGAGACCAGAAAACTCACAGATCAGCCATTTGCTGTCAATATTTTTGTTCATCGTATTCATGAGCAAACAGATTCTTTGAAAGAAAAATTTGCTAAAACCAAACAGTTTATTACCCAACTTGCAAAAGAAAATAACATAGAAGTTCAGCTTCCTGATCTAGAAGAGATCAAGGTGAACGGTTACCATGATCAGTTAGATACAATTATTGAAGAAGGTTGTAAAATTCTGAGTTTTACTTTCGGAAACCTAGATGATAAAAGCATTCAGAAGCTAAAAGAGAACGGAATAACACTTATCGGAACCTGTACTTCTCTAGAAGAAGCATTAATCCTGGAGAAATCGGGAATTGATATCATCTGCGTGCAGGGAATTGAAGCCGGAGGTCACAGAGGAACTTTTGACGCCGATGTTATTCCTGAGATCGGGGGGATATCCCTATTTTCTAACGTTTATGATCATCTTAAAGTTCCGCTGATTTATGCAGGCGGTATTTACAATGGAAAAACTCTAAGAGCGGCAAAAGAGCTTGGAGCACAGGGATTCCAGGTCGGAAGTATGTTACTGGCATCACAGGAAAGCGCTTTACAGCCGTTTGAAAAAGAAAGACTGAAAAATGTAACAGAAAAGGATATTGTCCTCACAAAAAGCTTTTCGGGAAGGTATGCGAGAGGAATTAAAAATAAATATATCGAAACTCTTGAAAACTCATCCTATATTCTGCCTTATCCTTATCAGAATAAACTGACGAATGAATTGCGCAGGGTCTCAAAAACATTGAATAATCCTGATTTTGTAGGTATTTGGACAGGGCAGTCAATTCACGATTACAGTGAACTTTCTACAGAGGATATCCTGAAAAATTTGATTCAAAGTGTTGAAATCAGATCAATATAG
- a CDS encoding NAD-dependent epimerase/dehydratase family protein, translated as MKKILITGITGYIGGTIAEKLLKKNYKVMGLIRNDRHAEELRSWGIEPIIGNIHDETVLRAAVSEADAVIHNADSADDAYAADSFVTIMEGSGKTLIFTSGSAIFGGKENGEGNSFVFTEDIPLNPRLEMASRVLINDYILQAAQKNIRSIVIVPTMVYGEGLGLKKESIQLPALIGFSKEKGHGIFFGKGENIWSNVHIEDIAELYILALEKAEAGSIYYAENGSSTIKNIAENISKKYALQPAISVNIQEAVNRFGPAGGYFGFASNSLCNADKARTELGWKPQYNSIETFI; from the coding sequence ATGAAAAAAATATTAATCACAGGAATTACCGGCTATATCGGGGGTACCATTGCAGAAAAATTACTTAAAAAGAATTATAAAGTAATGGGGCTGATCCGTAATGACCGCCATGCCGAAGAGCTAAGATCGTGGGGTATTGAGCCCATTATCGGGAACATTCATGATGAGACTGTTTTAAGAGCAGCGGTTTCTGAAGCTGATGCAGTGATACACAATGCAGATTCTGCCGATGATGCTTATGCGGCAGATAGTTTCGTCACTATAATGGAAGGCAGTGGCAAGACCCTGATTTTCACTTCCGGTTCTGCCATATTTGGCGGTAAGGAAAACGGCGAAGGAAACAGCTTTGTATTTACAGAAGATATTCCGTTGAATCCGAGGTTGGAAATGGCCTCAAGGGTTCTCATCAACGACTATATCCTTCAGGCGGCCCAAAAGAATATAAGAAGCATTGTTATTGTACCCACAATGGTATACGGAGAAGGCTTAGGCCTAAAAAAAGAAAGTATCCAGCTTCCTGCCCTGATCGGTTTTTCAAAAGAAAAGGGTCATGGCATATTTTTCGGAAAAGGGGAAAATATCTGGTCGAATGTGCATATTGAAGATATTGCAGAGCTCTACATTCTGGCCTTGGAGAAAGCGGAAGCAGGCTCAATTTATTATGCAGAAAACGGTTCCTCAACCATAAAAAACATTGCAGAAAACATCAGTAAAAAATATGCATTACAGCCAGCTATTTCTGTCAATATACAGGAAGCAGTCAACAGATTTGGTCCTGCAGGCGGATATTTTGGATTTGCATCAAACAGTTTATGTAATGCTGACAAAGCAAGGACAGAACTGGGATGGAAACCTCAATACAATTCAATCGAAACATTTATTTAG
- a CDS encoding LysR family transcriptional regulator — protein sequence MVNLEWYRTFKAIYKTGTLTGAADSLFISQPGVSLHLSSLEAYVGYKLFDRTGRKMMPTERGKVLFNAVSEPIARLEDVEKNFQKSTEKLTPTISVGMCFETFQTTLEQYVSTLPFNLIISFGEYPEMLDQLDKGILDLIITPKKGISPNIEHEAFSSEQIILVGGKDIDTDSFQETLKIKGVEHAENWLKQEKWYGTTGDMEHLFQFWIMNFGHKPNFRPNYIVPNLNSIIRCLKGGTGLAVVPHFLCKNEIENGEIKLIWEGEKKLENILYFGCRKKTSYQSEIDHIKGLFRKVMGQNEHVVHL from the coding sequence ATGGTCAATCTAGAATGGTACCGCACTTTTAAAGCGATATACAAAACCGGAACCCTCACGGGCGCAGCAGATTCCCTGTTTATTTCCCAACCGGGCGTAAGTCTGCATTTAAGTTCATTGGAAGCTTATGTAGGCTATAAATTATTTGACAGGACCGGCAGGAAAATGATGCCGACAGAAAGAGGAAAAGTCTTATTCAATGCTGTTTCTGAACCTATTGCAAGATTGGAAGATGTAGAGAAAAACTTCCAGAAATCTACAGAAAAACTGACTCCAACAATTAGTGTGGGCATGTGTTTTGAAACCTTTCAGACCACGTTGGAACAGTACGTTTCTACTTTACCTTTTAACCTGATCATCAGTTTCGGAGAATATCCGGAAATGCTGGATCAGCTGGATAAAGGTATTTTAGACCTGATTATTACTCCCAAAAAAGGAATTTCGCCCAATATTGAACACGAAGCATTTTCTTCTGAACAGATTATTCTGGTAGGCGGAAAAGATATCGACACCGATAGCTTTCAGGAAACCCTTAAAATCAAAGGTGTTGAACACGCTGAAAATTGGTTGAAGCAGGAAAAATGGTACGGAACAACAGGTGATATGGAACATCTCTTTCAGTTCTGGATCATGAATTTCGGGCATAAACCGAATTTCCGCCCGAATTATATTGTTCCCAATTTAAATTCAATTATCCGTTGCCTGAAAGGCGGAACCGGACTGGCTGTGGTTCCCCATTTTCTATGCAAAAATGAAATAGAAAACGGAGAGATCAAGCTGATCTGGGAGGGTGAAAAAAAGCTGGAAAATATCCTGTATTTCGGATGCAGAAAAAAAACAAGTTATCAGTCTGAAATCGATCATATTAAAGGATTATTCAGAAAGGTCATGGGCCAAAATGAGCATGTCGTGCATCTGTAA
- a CDS encoding NAD(P)H-dependent oxidoreductase — protein MKKILIINGGQNFGHSGGKYNDTIAANTLEVLKKFENVEVKTTQVSEGFDKDEEVKKFVWADLIIYHTPIWWFQLPNGFKKYIDEVFTAGHAKGIYMSDGRTSENPEINYGTGGMLGGRKYMVTTSWNAPETAFTLPGEFFNETSVDNGPLFGFHKMNAFVSLEKIEGFHFHDVEKNANIERDMKLYRAHLEHVFAQELKPQLAS, from the coding sequence ATGAAAAAAATACTGATCATCAACGGAGGACAAAATTTCGGACATTCCGGAGGAAAATATAATGATACTATTGCTGCAAACACTTTAGAAGTGTTGAAAAAATTTGAAAATGTAGAAGTAAAAACAACACAGGTTTCAGAAGGTTTTGATAAGGATGAAGAGGTAAAGAAATTTGTTTGGGCAGATTTGATTATCTACCATACTCCAATCTGGTGGTTTCAGCTTCCGAACGGTTTTAAAAAGTACATCGACGAAGTTTTCACAGCCGGTCATGCCAAAGGAATTTATATGAGTGACGGGCGAACTTCAGAAAATCCGGAGATCAATTATGGAACCGGAGGGATGCTGGGCGGAAGAAAATATATGGTAACTACAAGCTGGAATGCTCCTGAAACTGCTTTTACGCTTCCCGGAGAATTTTTCAATGAAACGAGTGTGGATAATGGACCATTATTTGGATTCCATAAAATGAACGCCTTTGTTTCTTTAGAAAAAATAGAAGGTTTTCATTTCCATGATGTGGAGAAAAATGCCAATATCGAACGTGATATGAAGCTTTACAGAGCGCATCTTGAACATGTTTTTGCACAGGAACTAAAACCTCAACTGGCATCATGA
- a CDS encoding carboxymuconolactone decarboxylase family protein, protein MSARLNIATVDSAAYKAMMGLEGYLQTISLNHIQKELIKIRASQINKCAFCLDMHTKDALKYGETTQRIFILEGWREAKDLFTEEEQVLLAMTEEITLISQNGLSEETFQKAKQYFDDAQIAQIIMAIVTINAWNRIAISTHLPVAK, encoded by the coding sequence ATGAGCGCAAGATTAAATATTGCCACAGTAGATTCAGCTGCTTACAAAGCAATGATGGGATTGGAAGGATATCTTCAGACCATTTCATTAAACCACATTCAAAAGGAATTAATTAAGATCAGAGCTTCGCAGATCAATAAATGTGCTTTCTGTCTTGATATGCATACAAAAGATGCTTTGAAATATGGAGAGACGACACAGAGGATCTTCATTCTTGAAGGATGGAGAGAAGCGAAAGATCTTTTCACAGAAGAAGAACAAGTGCTTTTGGCAATGACGGAAGAAATTACCCTGATTAGCCAGAACGGGCTTTCAGAAGAGACTTTCCAAAAGGCAAAGCAGTATTTTGATGATGCACAGATTGCGCAGATCATTATGGCGATTGTAACCATCAATGCATGGAACAGGATTGCAATAAGTACTCATTTACCTGTTGCAAAATAG
- a CDS encoding metallophosphoesterase, giving the protein MIQIAVFSDIHGNLPALDAVLDDIERKGIQQKFCLGDLIDFAPWGNGVIEKIKTLNIPCLMGNHDERVAFDISVAPLAKHSEEETNARFIAIDHSKKHITQENKRFLSALPFHLKLNYKIGKRHWNIQLVHSSLSSNDTYLYESENDEVFAEMLKESQSDIMVMGHTHLSFKKCFDHTSWAVNCGSVGRSKEENRLASYLIITMNEDQVIPEIIQIPYPLEETVRGIEESGIPDYYAAFLKNEKISVL; this is encoded by the coding sequence ATGATCCAGATTGCAGTTTTTAGTGATATCCATGGAAACCTTCCTGCCTTAGATGCCGTGCTTGATGATATAGAAAGAAAGGGAATTCAGCAGAAATTCTGCCTTGGAGATCTCATAGATTTTGCTCCATGGGGAAATGGAGTAATTGAAAAGATAAAAACTCTCAATATCCCTTGTCTGATGGGAAATCATGATGAAAGAGTAGCTTTTGATATTTCCGTTGCTCCTTTAGCCAAGCATTCAGAAGAAGAAACTAATGCCAGATTTATAGCTATTGATCATTCCAAAAAACATATTACACAAGAGAATAAGAGATTTTTATCAGCACTTCCTTTTCATTTAAAATTAAATTATAAAATAGGGAAGAGGCATTGGAATATTCAGCTTGTTCATTCAAGTTTGTCCAGTAATGACACCTACCTTTATGAGTCTGAAAATGATGAGGTTTTTGCTGAAATGCTGAAAGAATCCCAATCTGATATTATGGTAATGGGGCACACTCATTTGTCATTTAAAAAATGCTTTGACCATACTAGTTGGGCTGTTAATTGTGGTTCGGTAGGACGTTCCAAGGAAGAGAATCGTCTGGCCTCTTATCTGATCATTACGATGAATGAAGATCAGGTTATTCCTGAAATTATACAAATACCTTATCCACTTGAAGAAACTGTCCGGGGGATTGAAGAAAGCGGAATTCCGGATTATTATGCTGCTTTTCTAAAAAATGAAAAAATATCAGTATTATAA
- a CDS encoding putative quinol monooxygenase, with protein MKIYLTAIIKAKEEHRSEVLEVLQNMVTETRKEDACELYSLHQGIEDKNQFVFYEIWKNEEGLSQHNQQPYIQAFGTIIDEKLQEKPQIYTTHIL; from the coding sequence ATGAAAATTTATCTTACAGCAATTATAAAAGCGAAGGAAGAACACAGATCAGAAGTACTGGAGGTTCTTCAGAATATGGTAACAGAAACCAGAAAAGAAGACGCATGTGAACTTTACAGTCTTCATCAGGGAATTGAAGACAAAAACCAGTTTGTTTTCTACGAAATATGGAAAAATGAAGAGGGACTTTCACAGCATAACCAGCAACCTTATATTCAGGCTTTCGGAACCATCATTGATGAAAAATTGCAGGAAAAACCACAAATTTATACAACCCATATTCTTTAA
- a CDS encoding aldo/keto reductase, with amino-acid sequence MEYRKLGNTELELSAITHGAFAIGGNMWGGNEKQDSINSIHASLDHGVTSIDTAPFYGFGLSEEMIGEAIKGKDRSKIQLLTKFGLVWDGSNNGKGEFFFDADDEGKTLPVYKYASKANVIKEVEESLKRLGTDYIDLLQLHWPDNTTPICETMEAMELLIQQGKVRAAGVSNYTVPQMQEGNRTLHLASNQVSYSMLNRAIENDLVPYSLEQNSGIIVYSPMERGLLTGKYFKQDQLKENDHRNGYFSQFDLNKVKAFLEKIEPIAQEKKASLSQLVLRWTTIQPAITVVLAGARNAQQAVDNAKAMEIDFSEDELNFINTALSEI; translated from the coding sequence ATGGAATACAGAAAATTAGGAAATACGGAACTGGAACTGTCTGCAATTACTCACGGAGCCTTTGCTATCGGAGGAAATATGTGGGGCGGCAATGAAAAACAAGATTCCATCAATTCAATTCATGCCTCTTTGGATCATGGCGTAACTTCTATCGACACGGCACCTTTTTATGGTTTCGGACTCAGTGAAGAGATGATCGGAGAAGCAATTAAAGGAAAAGACCGTTCAAAAATTCAGTTATTAACCAAATTCGGTTTGGTATGGGACGGCAGCAACAATGGGAAAGGTGAGTTTTTCTTCGATGCTGATGATGAAGGCAAAACACTTCCGGTTTACAAATATGCATCAAAGGCTAATGTGATCAAAGAAGTGGAAGAAAGTTTAAAAAGACTCGGAACAGATTATATCGACCTTTTACAACTTCACTGGCCGGACAACACCACACCGATCTGCGAAACAATGGAAGCCATGGAACTTCTGATCCAACAGGGAAAAGTCCGTGCAGCAGGAGTCAGCAACTATACCGTTCCACAGATGCAGGAGGGTAACAGAACGCTGCATTTAGCGAGCAACCAGGTGTCTTACAGCATGCTGAACCGTGCTATTGAAAATGATCTTGTTCCTTATTCTTTGGAGCAAAATTCAGGAATTATCGTTTACAGCCCGATGGAAAGAGGTCTATTGACTGGTAAGTATTTCAAGCAGGATCAATTAAAAGAAAATGACCACAGAAACGGCTATTTCTCTCAGTTTGATTTAAATAAAGTAAAAGCTTTTCTGGAAAAAATTGAGCCTATTGCTCAGGAAAAAAAAGCTTCCCTTTCACAGCTGGTATTAAGATGGACTACAATTCAACCTGCTATTACCGTAGTTCTTGCAGGAGCCAGAAATGCACAGCAGGCTGTTGATAATGCCAAAGCAATGGAAATAGATTTTTCTGAGGATGAATTAAACTTTATCAATACAGCGCTAAGCGAAATTTAA
- a CDS encoding N-acetyltransferase, producing the protein MEKFNFNKINSGSEIPYDLLLLADETVEAIDKYIFNCDIYLLQDKLLDIAVMALYPNSSTELEIKNIAVLENYRSQGIGGLLIDKAKQIAKEGGFKTLTVGTSDTGFQQIKFYEKNGFLKKGMRKDFFIDNYPFPIYENGLQMHDMLILAHDLSE; encoded by the coding sequence ATGGAGAAATTTAATTTCAATAAAATAAATTCCGGATCAGAGATTCCCTATGATTTGCTGCTGCTTGCTGACGAAACTGTGGAAGCTATCGACAAATATATTTTTAACTGTGATATCTATCTTTTGCAGGATAAACTCTTGGATATAGCAGTAATGGCACTTTACCCAAACAGCAGCACAGAACTGGAGATCAAAAACATAGCAGTTCTTGAAAACTACAGGAGCCAGGGAATTGGTGGTCTTCTGATTGATAAAGCAAAACAGATAGCCAAAGAAGGTGGTTTTAAAACCTTAACTGTAGGAACATCAGACACCGGATTCCAGCAGATTAAATTCTATGAAAAGAACGGTTTCTTAAAAAAAGGAATGCGTAAAGATTTTTTTATAGACAACTACCCATTCCCTATTTACGAAAACGGTTTACAGATGCACGACATGCTCATTTTGGCCCATGACCTTTCTGAATAA
- a CDS encoding aldo/keto reductase has translation MQKKTYAGQPVVTLNNGIDIPALGFGVWQMENLTECEEAVVKAIQTGYRMIDTAAIYQNETAVGQGVKDSGVNRDELFITSKVWVQDHGYEKTKSAFQRTLDRLQMDYLDMYLVHWPYGDFLGTWKALEDLYSEGKIKAIGVCNFTVEKLEELKANSTVLPVINQIELHPVFQQKELQVYDRENNIITQPWSPLGNGNADLLNNSELKAIAGKYKKTVAQVILRWHLQEGFVVIPKSITPSRIEENFNVFDFELTEDEMNIVRSLDTGKRLFFDPKDPEWEEKMLKSVADI, from the coding sequence ATGCAAAAGAAAACCTACGCAGGGCAACCTGTAGTGACCTTAAATAATGGAATAGATATCCCTGCCTTAGGCTTTGGAGTCTGGCAAATGGAGAATCTGACAGAATGTGAGGAGGCAGTTGTGAAAGCTATCCAAACAGGATACAGAATGATTGATACAGCGGCAATTTACCAAAACGAAACGGCAGTAGGCCAAGGCGTAAAAGATAGTGGTGTAAACAGAGATGAGCTTTTTATCACTTCTAAGGTATGGGTGCAGGATCACGGCTATGAGAAGACAAAAAGTGCATTTCAAAGAACACTGGACAGGCTTCAGATGGATTATCTGGATATGTATCTTGTTCACTGGCCTTACGGTGATTTCTTAGGGACCTGGAAGGCTTTAGAAGATTTGTATAGTGAAGGAAAGATCAAAGCAATTGGTGTCTGCAACTTTACTGTAGAAAAACTTGAAGAATTAAAAGCTAATTCAACGGTTCTTCCGGTGATCAATCAGATCGAGCTTCACCCGGTTTTCCAGCAGAAAGAACTTCAGGTGTATGACAGGGAAAATAATATCATTACCCAACCATGGAGTCCGCTTGGAAACGGAAATGCAGACCTTTTAAACAATTCTGAATTAAAAGCTATTGCCGGAAAATATAAGAAAACAGTGGCTCAGGTTATTCTAAGATGGCACCTTCAGGAAGGGTTTGTAGTGATTCCAAAGTCTATAACTCCTTCCAGAATTGAAGAAAACTTTAATGTTTTTGATTTTGAACTGACTGAAGATGAAATGAATATTGTCCGTTCTTTAGATACAGGAAAAAGACTGTTCTTTGATCCGAAAGATCCTGAGTGGGAAGAAAAGATGCTGAAATCCGTAGCGGATATTTAA